CGAGGGAGCGCCCGCGATGGTCGCGGCCGACGCGGCGGCGCGGGAGCGTTTTTTGGGGACGGCCTTCGCCTTCGGCGAAGAGCGGCGGCTTCAGGACTTGCGGGAGGCCATACGGTCCCCCAGCGTCTCGCCCAAGAAGAACAGGAACAGGAATAAGTAGCTGCCCAGCAAGGCGGCCAGGAGCACGCCGGACGCAACCGGCGAGGCTTCGATCAGATCGGGCAGGGCGATGCCCAAAAGTTTGGCCGCCAGCCAGAGCGTCAGCGCCCAGACGGCGCCGATGAACGCCACATCGAAGAGCAGGGCCGCGGTCTTGCGGAAAAATCCCAGCCGCCGGCGCGGGGCCGGCTCCTCCTTGTCGAGCTCGGCCGTGGCCGGCGAGGCTTCCGCCGGGCGAAGCTTCATTTCACCGAAGATCGTTTCGGGCGGCGTCTCGTTCTCGTCCCGGTCCTTGAAGATCTCCTCCCGGGTGATGCGCTCGGGAATGCCCATGCGGGTCGGCTCGGGCGGCGGGGTCGGCGTCAAGGTCGAGGGCACCGGCATGCCGAGGGGCGTGCGGGCCAGGACTTCGTTCTGGAAATCCATGGTGTCGCCGGGGACAAAGCTCGCGGGCGGCGCGAAGATCTTGTCTTCGTCCTCGCCTTCTTCCGCCTCCTCGCGGAGAGGCTTATCGAGCCGGTGGCCGGAGCCGTAGCCGTCCTCTTCGGGCGCCGTATCGGGAACGCGGGGGATCGCGATCTCGCCGGTGTCGAACTTCGAAGTCGCGGGCTTGCTCAAGAGCTCGGCCCAAGCGGAGCCGAGCTCCACGGGCTCTTTGACCGGCCTCAAGCCGGCCGGCTCCGGCGGAAACGCGGGCTCCCCGGCGTCGTCGACGGCACCGGTCTTCTTGCGCTCCTTCTCCTCAAGCACGGCGATGAGCTTGTCGATCTCTTCCTTGGTGTCCTGCTTGGCGTCCGGCTTGATCTTGGCGGGCGTC
The sequence above is a segment of the Candidatus Aminicenantes bacterium genome. Coding sequences within it:
- a CDS encoding zinc ribbon domain-containing protein — its product is MAIRRCPYCKAIIDESQKYCNNCGTQLLFPTDDQDEEPIKGEKIVDEDFKEISADEDDEPDNRLMAKEEADLQEIDLEEVLEGSGHFPDGAKPKTSRVAPPTPPIESEPPAKSSRRGASRAAKKPTPAKIKPDAKQDTKEEIDKLIAVLEEKERKKTGAVDDAGEPAFPPEPAGLRPVKEPVELGSAWAELLSKPATSKFDTGEIAIPRVPDTAPEEDGYGSGHRLDKPLREEAEEGEDEDKIFAPPASFVPGDTMDFQNEVLARTPLGMPVPSTLTPTPPPEPTRMGIPERITREEIFKDRDENETPPETIFGEMKLRPAEASPATAELDKEEPAPRRRLGFFRKTAALLFDVAFIGAVWALTLWLAAKLLGIALPDLIEASPVASGVLLAALLGSYLFLFLFFLGETLGDRMASRKS